In Synergistaceae bacterium, the sequence GCACCGGTGTCGCCAAAAGTTTTTTAAAATCTATCGCGTGTTCCAATTTATCCTCAAATATAAATACAGCATTGACGTCCAGTATTCTTATTGTCTCAACAAGGTTAGGAATTCCTGTTCTTACGTTCAAGGGAGCTATGGCTCCGCCCAAACGCCAGACTGCGAATGAGAGGGCAAAAACCATTGGTGAGTTGGGCATTATCATGGCGATTCTCTGCCCCTTTTTAAATCCCGCATCTCTTAATTTGCTCTCACAATCTAATGCGAGATTGTTGAGTCGATTCCACGACCACCACTCACCCCGCCACCAAATGCAACTCTTTTCTTTTGATTCTGACCAATACTCTACAAATCTTTCTTCAAGTCTATTGGTAGTTTTTTTTATGGACATGCTAGCAACCCCATTCATAAAAAAATTAACTATATATTATACTTTTATTGCTCTGATTGTTCCGGCCTAATTCTCTTTTGGAATATGCCTTTGCCTTTATCGCAGTTAACCAGAGACATTGCTTTGTTTAATGGGCCATGTGTTCTTGGATCCATTGTAAGTGTTGCGTGGGACAAAGGGAAATTCCTTGTTGAGAGCATTGCGTGCCTTACGGCCTCTCCCCTATAACCGGAAGCTTGATATAAGGAAGCCGCAATCCACATTACTGCATCATAAGAAAGTATTGCTCTCTTTATGTCGGGATCAGGACAATTCTCATTATAAAGACTCTTGTAGTCATTCAACACAGAACGTATCTTGGGATCCAGCGAAGTGACTTCGTTTATCCACCAGCTGTTATAAAATACACTTTCATCATTTTTAAGATATATATCAAGATAGTCTTCTCCCAATATTTCCCCTTTAAAACCTAATTCGCGTGCTTTGGTCACAATTTTTACTGTGTTTTTGGCAGAACTGGGTAGAATCAGAACGTCAACATCACTGTCGGCTATCGCTTTCAAAGCGGAGCCCGAATCTTCTACGCTTTTGTTTGTATATGCTATATCTGCTTTTATTTCACCTTTATACTCTTTTATCCAGTACTGCAATTCCTCATGTTGCACAACATTAAAGTTCCTGTCCGAGTTATAAAATATTGCTATATTTTTTTTATCCAGCTGTTTGATTGCGAAGTAAGCAAGCATCTTAGCTCTGCTATCAGAATCATTCACTACTCTGAAAACATATAGGTAGGGTTTTTCGTTAAATTCCAAGGAGGATGCGTCAGTCTCAGGAGTCGTCACCACGAGCGGAACCTGCATTTCATCTGCAATCGGAGAAATGGCTTCCAGAATTGGATTTCTCATACCAGTCATCATGGCCAATATGCTTTTATCCTTCATTACAGTGCGTACATACTTGGCCGCAGCTTCAGGATTACGTGGCGTATCAAAACCAATAATTCTTAATTTATAAAATCGATTTCTGTCGCTTCTGTTTACCTTTTCTACAGCAAGTTGAGCCGCTCTAAGTTCATTCTGCCCGGCCGCCGCATTATGTCCGCTAAGTCCGGTAAAAAAGGCTATTCTAAACTCGTCTCCCTCGGGGAAACGTTGACTGCCTATCTGATAGAAAAGAATCACCATTGCCAAAAGTGCTACTACCAGTATCAATCCGTTGTACAAGGACTTTTTTCTAAGCCACATCGTTCTAGGCTTGTTCGCTATCCCACCGGCTATTTTCCTAAGATTGCCGGGTGCGGCGAAGAAGGGCGCTTCTTCATCCTCTTCCGTCAACTTGTTTTCCAAAACTGCCTCATTAATAATTCTCATAGCCGTCTTGGCGTCTTCAAGTGAAAAAGCTAGGTTTTTACAAAGTTGGTCTATATACTCAGAATCAGTCTGTGCGGTCGGTTTATAAGTAGGTTTCCATCCGGATTTTATTAAATGACTGAGAGCGTATGTGAGTTTAAAATTATCTTTTTTATCTTCGGGGAAACGTGCTTCTAAAAATTGCGAGAGACGATCTGGATCTTTAAGTATACTGAGACCGTAATCATCTATTATGCTTTGAAGGACTTTTACAATTTTTTCTTCCATAAACAACTCCCCTTTTGTTGTTTGTAAGTATAACTTCACGATTCAATCAGAGCAATAGCATTGAACTTATAATTATTAAAAAACTGTGTCATTACAATGCGAATCGTATAATTATCATATTTCTTCAGAACACGTTATAATACTGCTGTACTTTGTCTTTTTATCTCAATTGAATGGGGGAGCAATATTGAATTTGACAAAAAACACATTACTCATATTAATCCTGCTTCCCATCCTGTTTTTCATATCTCTTTATGGTTGGAGAATAGATTTTTTCCGTATCTCTGACAGTCGCGGCAATATTATCTTCTCTTCCCCAGCTGCCTTGGGACATAAATTTATTACAAGATACATACACTCAGTCGAGTTGACTCCGGTCGAAGATGAATACTACATTGTTGGCGGCAGACTATGGTCTTGGGAGGAACGAGTAAGATCTTCAAAAGCCGGATTGCCCTTTCAGGGAGCCAAAAACGGTCGTTTTATAATGACTAAAGATTGGCTTATTTATCAGGGAGGCAGACTTTCATGGCAAACTTATTACTATAGAATAGGCAACGAATATCATGGTCTTAATCAAACGATGTTTGAACCCTACGAAATATATGACGCTTACAAAGTACTTCCCGACAGAAAATTACTCATAGAAGTTTATAGAAAACCGTACATGTATGAATCTATGCAAGCTTTGGAAAGTACAAGCGACACCCCTTAAGTTGCCCCCTCAATAAATTAAAAATATAAATCAATCATCATCAATATTACACCTAAGGCACATGCCAAGATTCCTGGTAAATATCGAAGTTTAACGCATTTTCTTTTCATAAAATTAAAATAAAGCCGTTTTATAAGCGGCAAAATCATTGTTTGAAGGACAAAAACTTCTAACCAGAAACATAAAAAATCTACTGAGAACATTGCTGTTCCAGTTATTCCAAATCCCAACGCGTATTTATGGGGTAAAAAAATAGCCGCAATTATCGCTGCTCCAGCAGTGGAGAGAGTTGCTTCAAATATATCTGACAGCGTAATTTCTCTGCTTTCACAAAAAATACGCCTTTCTCTGCTTGGCGAGCCCACAGCTAACAAGAGAAAAAACAGAGCTAAAGCAATTTTACCGTAGTAGTCTGTATGCAGCCATAACAGCATAGCAGAGTAAGCATCGATACTAAATATATTGCCCGGCATTCCTCTGTTTAAAACATACCAGGAAAGTGTGCCGCCAATAATGAGCAAGACAGCAACGAAATAAAAGAAACTGTTTATCTCTTTTATTTCCATTAACTGATAGCGGTCTTTGGAAAAAATCTTTATCCCCTTCATATATAGTGCGTGAGCAGATAGCAAGAGGAAGGCTACGATAAAAAGGTCTGCCGGCGTGGAAATAAACTGTGGTAGAGAACCCATAGGAATAAAAAGAAAAATGGCAAGAAGTGTAATAGATGCTGCAAAAAGAGGTTTCGGAAAATGTCCATCACCGTTTAACTTATAGACAATTTGACAGCTTCTCCCTTTGACTCTCTCACCAGCGTCTGTTTTTTTGTAAAACAGGCACTCTTCTGCCAGCATGAAAAGCTGTGAAATTAAAAGTACAAATAAAATTATGGCAACTGCGGAAAAAAGAGTAACAAAGCTGTACATTAGCCAATCTCCTCATTTTGAGATATGGTGCAGCTATATTATATAGCATAAAGGTCTGTGTCGTTTCACTTAGAAGTTTTACAAAATTCAAATAATAAAAAATGGCCCCTATAAGGGGCCATTCTCGTTATTTTGTTTCAGTA encodes:
- a CDS encoding amino acid ABC transporter substrate-binding protein — its product is MEEKIVKVLQSIIDDYGLSILKDPDRLSQFLEARFPEDKKDNFKLTYALSHLIKSGWKPTYKPTAQTDSEYIDQLCKNLAFSLEDAKTAMRIINEAVLENKLTEEDEEAPFFAAPGNLRKIAGGIANKPRTMWLRKKSLYNGLILVVALLAMVILFYQIGSQRFPEGDEFRIAFFTGLSGHNAAAGQNELRAAQLAVEKVNRSDRNRFYKLRIIGFDTPRNPEAAAKYVRTVMKDKSILAMMTGMRNPILEAISPIADEMQVPLVVTTPETDASSLEFNEKPYLYVFRVVNDSDSRAKMLAYFAIKQLDKKNIAIFYNSDRNFNVVQHEELQYWIKEYKGEIKADIAYTNKSVEDSGSALKAIADSDVDVLILPSSAKNTVKIVTKARELGFKGEILGEDYLDIYLKNDESVFYNSWWINEVTSLDPKIRSVLNDYKSLYNENCPDPDIKRAILSYDAVMWIAASLYQASGYRGEAVRHAMLSTRNFPLSHATLTMDPRTHGPLNKAMSLVNCDKGKGIFQKRIRPEQSEQ
- a CDS encoding DUF1850 domain-containing protein; the protein is MNLTKNTLLILILLPILFFISLYGWRIDFFRISDSRGNIIFSSPAALGHKFITRYIHSVELTPVEDEYYIVGGRLWSWEERVRSSKAGLPFQGAKNGRFIMTKDWLIYQGGRLSWQTYYYRIGNEYHGLNQTMFEPYEIYDAYKVLPDRKLLIEVYRKPYMYESMQALESTSDTP